Proteins encoded together in one Zonotrichia albicollis isolate bZonAlb1 unplaced genomic scaffold, bZonAlb1.hap1 Scaffold_254, whole genome shotgun sequence window:
- the LOC141727808 gene encoding olfactory receptor 14A16-like has protein sequence MSNSSSIRHFLLLALADTRQLQLLHFCLLLGISLAALLGNGLIISAVACGHHLHTPMFFFLLNLALSDLGSICTTVPKAMHNSLWDTRDISYKGCAAQVFFFLFFMSAELSLLTIMCYDRYVSICKPLHYGTLLGSRACAHMAAAAWAIAFLYALLLTANTFSLPLCHGNALGQFFCEIPQILKLSCSKSFLRELGLLVFSVCLVFSCFLFMVFSYVQIFRAVLRIPAEQGRHKAFSTCLPHLAVVSLFLSTGFFAYLKPPSISSPSLDLALSVLYSVVLPSLNPLIYSLRNQELKAAVCRLKSGWFQKH, from the coding sequence atgtccaacagcagctccatcaggcacttcctcctgctggcattggcagacacgcggcagctgcagctcctgcacttctgcctcttgctgggcatctccctggctgccctcctgggcaacggcctcatcatcagcgccgtagcctgcggccaccacctgcacacgcccatgttcttcttcctgctcaacctggccctcagcgacctgggctccatctgcaccactgtccccaaagccatgcacaattccctctgggacaccagggacatctcctacaaaggatgtgctgcacaggttttcttctttcttttctttatgtcagcagagctttccctcctcaccatcatgtgctacgaccgctacgtgtccatctgcaaacccctgcactatgggaccctcctgggcagcagagcttgtgcccacatggcagcagctgcctgggccattGCCTTTCTCTATGCTCTGCTGCTcacggccaatacattttccctgcccctgtgccatggcaatgccctgggccagttcttctgtgaaatcccacagatcctcaagctctcctgctcaaaaTCTttcctcagggaacttgggcttctTGTGTTTTCCGTCTGTCTAGTATTTAGCTGTTTTCtgttcatggttttctcctatgtgcagatcttcagggctgtgctgaggatccccgccgagcagggacggcacaaagccttttccacctgcctccctcacctggccgtggtctccctgtttctcagcactggcttttttgcctacctgaagcccccctccatctcctccccatccctggatctggccctgtcagttctgtactcggtggtgcttccatccctgaaccccctcatctacagcctgaggaaccaggagctcaaagCTGCAGTGTGCAGACTGAAAAGTGGgtggtttcagaaacattaa